A stretch of Rhea pennata isolate bPtePen1 unplaced genomic scaffold, bPtePen1.pri scaffold_32, whole genome shotgun sequence DNA encodes these proteins:
- the LOC134154534 gene encoding olfactory receptor 14C36-like, which yields MYFFLLNLALLDLGSISTTVPKSMANSLWNTRSISYSGCAAQVFLVFFLFSAEYSLLTVMAYDRYVAICQPLYYGTIMDSRASVRMAAAAWASGFLNALLHTGNTFSLPLCQGNRVDQFFCEIPQILKLSCADSYFRGVGFLGISGCLVFGCFIFIVLSYVQIFRAVLRIPSEQGQHKAFSMCLPHLAVVSLFLSTVMFAYLKPPSISSPTLDLVLAVLYAVVPPTVNPLIYSMRNKELKEAVRKLYQLVLVEQQ from the coding sequence atgtacttcttcctcctcaacctcgccctcctcgaccttggctccatctccaccactgtccccaaatccatggccaattccctctgGAACACCAGgtccatttcctactcaggatgtgctgcccaggtcttcctggttttcttcttgttttcagcagagtattctctcctcactgtcatggcctatgaccgctacgTTGCCATCTGCCAACCCCTGTACTATGGCACaatcatggacagcagagcttctgtcagaatggcagcagctgcctgggccagtggctttctcaatgctctcctgcacactggaaacacattttcactaccgctctgccaaggcaacagagtggaccagttcttctgtgaaatcccccagatcctcaagctctcctgcgcAGACTCCTACTTCAGGGGAGTTGGGTTTCTTGGGATTAGTGGCTGTTTAGTGTTtggatgtttcattttcattgtgctgtcctacgtgcagatcttcagggctgtgttgaggatcccctctgagcaggggcAGCACAAAGCCTTCTCCATGTGCCTCCCGCACCTGGCCGTGGTCTCCCTGTTTCTCAGCACCGTCAtgtttgcctacctgaagccacCTTCTATCTCCTCCCCAACTCTGGATCTGGTGCTGGCTGTTCTGTATgcagtggtgcctccaacagtaaaccccctcatctacagcatgaggaacaaggagctgaaggaggcagtgaggaaacTGTATCAGCTGGTACTAGTTGAGCAGCAATGA
- the LOC134154488 gene encoding olfactory receptor 4E1-like gives MWQNHTMVSNFFLSGLTTSHVAELILFTFFVVIYVLIILGNILIIFTIALDQHLHSPMYFFLSNLSIIDICHSSVVMPKMLADFLVDKKSISFEECVAQMFFLHLFACTEIFLLTIMAYDRYIAICNPMHYGTIMSWKMCLQLATVMWMGGLIHSVSLTALTLNLPYCGPSSIDNFFCDVPLVIKLACTNTHVLEMLIVSNSGLISVVCFLVLVTSCVIILISLRNHLSEGQHKALSTCAAHLTVVTLFLGHCIFIYLRPAKSLAADKVVSVFFTAITPLMNPLIYTFRNEDMQNALRKLCKRQIDSQDK, from the coding sequence ATGTGGCAGAATCACACGATGGTGAGTAACTTCTTCCTCTCAGGACTCACCACCAGCCATGTGGCAGAGCTGATCCTCTTCACCTTCTTCGTGGTTATCTACGTGCTGATTATTTTGGGCAATATTCTCATCATCTTCACAATTGCACTTGACCAGCATCTGCACAGTCCTATGTACTTCTTCCTCAGCAACCTCTCCATCATTGACATCTGCCACTCCTCAGTGGTGATGCCCAAGATGCTGGCTGACTTCCTGGTGGACAAGAAGAGCATCTCCTTTGAGGAGTGTGTGGCCCAGATGTTCTTCCTCCACCTCTTTGCCTGCACAGAGATCTTCCTCCTCACCATCATGGCCTATGATCGTTACATAGCCATCTGCAACCCCATGCATTATGGCACCATCATGAGCTGGAAGATGTGCCTCCAGCTGGCCACGGTCATGTGGATGGGAGGGCTGATACATTCTGTGTCTCTCACTGCCCTGACCCTCAATCTCCCATACTGTGGTCCCAGTTCCATTGACAACTTCTTTTGTGATGTCCCCTTGGTCATTAAGTTGGCCTGCACAAACACCCATGTCTTAGAAATGCTCATTGTCTCCAACTCAGGCCTCATCTCTGTGGTCTGCTTCCTGGTGCTGGTGACTTCCTGCGTGATCATCTTGATCTCACTGAGGAACCATCTCTCGGAAGGGCAACACAAGGCGTTATCGACCTGTGCTGCTCACCTGACAGTGGTGACGCTTTTCCTGGGACACTGCATTTTCATCTATCTCAGGCCAGCCAAGAGTTTAGCTGCAGACAAAGTTGTGTCCGTTTTCTTCACGGCCATCACCCCTCTGATGAACCCCCTTATCTATACCTTTAGGAATGAGGACATGCAAAATGCTTTGCGAAAGCTGTGTAAGCGGCAGATTGATTCCCAAGACAAGTGA